Proteins from a genomic interval of Lycium ferocissimum isolate CSIRO_LF1 chromosome 2, AGI_CSIRO_Lferr_CH_V1, whole genome shotgun sequence:
- the LOC132046909 gene encoding protein DA1-related 1 isoform X5, whose amino-acid sequence MGWLEKIFGGSSHKISGGQYHGGYEGGQYHGGYDGGQYHGGYEDSTIWDGPTTSVDALSDFDKEEIDCAIALSLAEEDQKGKKVIAEEDQKAKKVIESEPNLEEDEALAKALQESLNMEPPPPSPPRYDYGSLFPPLSYSFPYGYRVCAGCNAEIGHGRYLSCMGAVWHPECFRCQACNQPISDYEFSMSDNRPYHKSCYKEQHHPKCDVCKNFIPTNSAGLIEYRAHPFWLQKYCPSHENDGTPRCCSCERMEPVDARYLILDDGRKLCLECCDSAIMDTHECQPLYLEIQEFYEGLNMKVEQQIPLLLVERQALNEAMEGEKHGHHHMPETRGLCLSEEQTISTISRRPRIGGYRILDMFTEPYRLIRRCEVTAILILYGLPRLLTGSILAHEMMHAWLRLKGYPSLSPEVEEGICQVLAHMWLDSEIIAGSGSSSTSASSSASSSSSSSPSTSSKKGKRSDFEKKLGDFFKHQIESDTSAAYGDGFREGNKAVLKYGLKTTLDHMRLTGTFPC is encoded by the exons ATGGGCTGGCTTGAAAAGATATTTGGAGGTTCCTCACACAAGATCTCTGGCGGGCAATATCATGGGGGGTATGAGGGTGGGCAATATCACGGGGGCTATGATGGAGGGCAATATCACGGAGGATACGAGGATAGTACAATTTGGGATGGACCAACTACTTCAGTG GATGCATTATCAGATTTTGATAAAGAAGAAATTGATTGTGCCATTGCACTTTCTCTAGCAGAAGAGGATCAGAAAGGGAAAAAAGTAATCG CAGAAGAGGATCAGAAAGCGAAAAAAGTAATCG AGAGTGAACCCAACTTGGAGGAAGACGAGGCGCTCGCCAAGGCCCTTCAGGAAAGTTTGAATATGGAGCCGCCTCCACCATCACCACCTCGATATGATTATGGAAGTCTCTTTCCACCACtctcatactcatttccatatggGTATAG GGTTTGTGCCGGTTGCAATGCTGAAATTGGTCATGGAAGATATTTAAGTTGCATGGGAGCTGTTTGGCATCCAGAGTGTTTCCGTTGTCAAGCTTGCAATCAACCAATTTCTGACTATGAG TTTTCGATGTCAGATAACCGTCCTTACCATAAATCATGCTACAAAGAACAGCATCACCCAAAATGTGATGTTTGCAAGAACTTT ATTCCAACAAATTCGGCTGGTCTAATTGAATATAGGGCTCATCCTTTCTGGCTTCAGAAGTATTGCCCATCACATGAAAATGATGGGACACCTCGTTGTTGCAGTTGTGAGAGAATGGAG CCCGTAGATGCCAGATATCTGATACTTGATGATGGTAGGAAGCTGTGTCTAGAGTGCTGTGACTCTGCGATAATGGACACTCATGAATGTCAACCCCTTTATCTTGAGATACAAGAATTTTATGAAGGTTTAAATATGAAAGTTGAGCAGCAAATTCCTTTGCTTCTAGTTGAAAGACAAGCATTAAATGAAGCGATGGAAGGAGAAAAGCAT GGTCATCATCACATGCCTGAGACTCGAGGACTCTGCCTGTCTGAAGAACAGACCATTAGCACT ATTTCAAGGCGGCCAAGGATTGGTGGTTATCGGATTTTGGATATGTTTACAGAACCTTACAGGTTAATTCGACGATGTGAAGTGACAGCTATTCTAATCTTGTATGGTCTTCCTAG GTTGTTGACTGGTTCAATTTTGGCTCATGAAATGATGCATGCATGGCTGAGGCTTAAAG GTTATCCGAGTTTAAGTCCAGAAGTTGAAGAAGGCATATGCCAAGTATTAGCTCACATGTGGTTGGACTCTGAAATTATAGCTGGTTCTGGTAGTAGTTCAACTTCTGCATCTTCCTCTGCATCCTCATCGTCCTCTTCATCACCATCTACTTCATCAAAGAAAGGGAAACGATCAGACTTTGAGAAGAAACTGGGTGATTTTTTCAAGCACCAGATTGAATCAGATACCTCAGCAGCTTATGGGGATGGATTCAGAGAAGGTAATAAGGCAGTGCTCAAGTATGGTCTCAAGACGACACTTGATCATATGCGGCTTACAGGAACCTTCCCGTGTTAA
- the LOC132046909 gene encoding protein DA1-related 1 isoform X3: MGWLEKIFGGSSHKISGGQYHGGYEGGQYHGGYDGGQYHGGYEDSTIWDGPTTSVDALSDFDKEEIDCAIALSLAEEDQKGKKVIEEDHKAKKEIAEEDQKAKKVIESEPNLEEDEALAKALQESLNMEPPPPSPPRYDYGSLFPPLSYSFPYGYRVCAGCNAEIGHGRYLSCMGAVWHPECFRCQACNQPISDYEFSMSDNRPYHKSCYKEQHHPKCDVCKNFIPTNSAGLIEYRAHPFWLQKYCPSHENDGTPRCCSCERMEPVDARYLILDDGRKLCLECCDSAIMDTHECQPLYLEIQEFYEGLNMKVEQQIPLLLVERQALNEAMEGEKHGHHHMPETRGLCLSEEQTISTISRRPRIGGYRILDMFTEPYRLIRRCEVTAILILYGLPRLLTGSILAHEMMHAWLRLKGYPSLSPEVEEGICQVLAHMWLDSEIIAGSGSSSTSASSSASSSSSSSPSTSSKKGKRSDFEKKLGDFFKHQIESDTSAAYGDGFREGNKAVLKYGLKTTLDHMRLTGTFPC, encoded by the exons ATGGGCTGGCTTGAAAAGATATTTGGAGGTTCCTCACACAAGATCTCTGGCGGGCAATATCATGGGGGGTATGAGGGTGGGCAATATCACGGGGGCTATGATGGAGGGCAATATCACGGAGGATACGAGGATAGTACAATTTGGGATGGACCAACTACTTCAGTG GATGCATTATCAGATTTTGATAAAGAAGAAATTGATTGTGCCATTGCACTTTCTCTAGCAGAAGAGGATCAGAAAGGGAAAAAAGTAATCG AAGAGGATCATAAAGCGAAAAAAGAAATCG CAGAAGAGGATCAGAAAGCGAAAAAAGTAATCG AGAGTGAACCCAACTTGGAGGAAGACGAGGCGCTCGCCAAGGCCCTTCAGGAAAGTTTGAATATGGAGCCGCCTCCACCATCACCACCTCGATATGATTATGGAAGTCTCTTTCCACCACtctcatactcatttccatatggGTATAG GGTTTGTGCCGGTTGCAATGCTGAAATTGGTCATGGAAGATATTTAAGTTGCATGGGAGCTGTTTGGCATCCAGAGTGTTTCCGTTGTCAAGCTTGCAATCAACCAATTTCTGACTATGAG TTTTCGATGTCAGATAACCGTCCTTACCATAAATCATGCTACAAAGAACAGCATCACCCAAAATGTGATGTTTGCAAGAACTTT ATTCCAACAAATTCGGCTGGTCTAATTGAATATAGGGCTCATCCTTTCTGGCTTCAGAAGTATTGCCCATCACATGAAAATGATGGGACACCTCGTTGTTGCAGTTGTGAGAGAATGGAG CCCGTAGATGCCAGATATCTGATACTTGATGATGGTAGGAAGCTGTGTCTAGAGTGCTGTGACTCTGCGATAATGGACACTCATGAATGTCAACCCCTTTATCTTGAGATACAAGAATTTTATGAAGGTTTAAATATGAAAGTTGAGCAGCAAATTCCTTTGCTTCTAGTTGAAAGACAAGCATTAAATGAAGCGATGGAAGGAGAAAAGCAT GGTCATCATCACATGCCTGAGACTCGAGGACTCTGCCTGTCTGAAGAACAGACCATTAGCACT ATTTCAAGGCGGCCAAGGATTGGTGGTTATCGGATTTTGGATATGTTTACAGAACCTTACAGGTTAATTCGACGATGTGAAGTGACAGCTATTCTAATCTTGTATGGTCTTCCTAG GTTGTTGACTGGTTCAATTTTGGCTCATGAAATGATGCATGCATGGCTGAGGCTTAAAG GTTATCCGAGTTTAAGTCCAGAAGTTGAAGAAGGCATATGCCAAGTATTAGCTCACATGTGGTTGGACTCTGAAATTATAGCTGGTTCTGGTAGTAGTTCAACTTCTGCATCTTCCTCTGCATCCTCATCGTCCTCTTCATCACCATCTACTTCATCAAAGAAAGGGAAACGATCAGACTTTGAGAAGAAACTGGGTGATTTTTTCAAGCACCAGATTGAATCAGATACCTCAGCAGCTTATGGGGATGGATTCAGAGAAGGTAATAAGGCAGTGCTCAAGTATGGTCTCAAGACGACACTTGATCATATGCGGCTTACAGGAACCTTCCCGTGTTAA